The Streptomyces sp. NBC_00569 genomic sequence GCTGCTCGAAGCCCGGGTAGGCGAACGCGTCGAACTGCATCTCGACGACGGGCCGCAGGCCGTACATGGCCATGCCGACCGCGGTGCCGAGGATGCCCGCCTCGGCGAGCGGCGTGTCCGTGCAGCGGGCGTCACCGAACTCCTTGGCGAGTCCGTCGGTGACCCTGAAGACGCCGCCCAGTGTGCCGACGTCCTCACCGAGGACGTGCACGGAGGGGTCGGCGGCCATGGCGTCGCGCAGGGCGCGACCGAAGGCCTGCGCCATGGTGGCCGGCTTGGCGGCGACAGTCGTCATCGGTCGGCCCCGTCCGCCTCGGCGTCGAGCTCGGCACGCAACTGGGCGGCCTGCTCGCGCAGTTGTGTCGTCTGCTCGGCGTAGACATCACGGAAGAGGTCCATGGGGTCGAGCACCGGATCCTGGTTCATGCGCTCGCGCAGGTCGGCGGCCATCTTCTCGGCGTCGTCACGCACGGCCCGTATGCCTTCCTCGTCGAGGAGTCCGCGCTCCGTCAGCTCCCGCTCCAGGAGCAGGACCGGGTCGTGGTCGCGCCAGGCGTCGACCTCGGCGTCGACGCGGTAGCGCGTGGCGTCGTCCGCGTTCGTGTGCGCCTCCATGCGGTAGGTGATCGCCTCGACGAGGGTCGGGCCGCCCCCTTCGCGCGCGTGGCGCACGGCATCGGCGAGGACCTCGTGCACGGCCGCCGCGTCGTTGCCGTCCACCAGGCGACCGGGCATCCCGTATCCGACGGCCTTGTGGGCCAGGGACGGGGCGGCGGTCTGCTTGTCGAGCGGTACGGAGATCGCGAAGCCGTTGTTCTGGACGAGGAAGACGACCGGGGCCTGCCACACGGCGGCGAAGTTCAGCGCCTCGTGGAAGTCGCCCTCGCTGGTGCCTCCGTCGCCGACCATGGCGAGCGCGACCACGTCGTCACCCTTGAGGCGGGCGGCGTGCGCGAGTCCCACGGCGTGCGGGAGCTGGGTCGCGAGCGGCGTGCACAGGGGGGCCACACGGTGCTCGCGCGGGTCGTACCCGGTGTGCCAGTCGCCCCGCAGCAGGGTCAGGGCCTGTACGGGGTCGAGGCCCCGGGCGACGGCGGCGAGAGTGTCCCGGTAGCTGGGGAAGAGCCAGTCGCGCTCCTCCAGGACGAGGGCGGCCGCTACCTCGCAGGCCTCCTGTCCGGTGCTGGAGGGGTAGACCGCGAGCCGGCCCTGCTTCGTCAGGGCGGTCGCCTGCGCGTTGTACCTGCGCCCGCGCACCACCTCCGCGTACAGCTGGTGCAGAAGTCGGGCGTCGGCCTTGGCCGCGGCGTCGGTGCCGAGAACCCGGAACGGCTCGGCGTCGGGCAGCAGCGGCGCGGGATCCGTGCGCGGCTGCCAGGCGGGCGGCGGGGTGGGCCGGTAGGCGTCCCGCTGCTCCATGACCGTCATGACGGCACCTCCTCGGTTGGAAGCGGCTGAGAGACGCGACGGTGTGATGCGCCTCACCTACCGATTGTTCGGTCGTCGGCACATTTTGGCTACAGGCACCTCCAGGCTGTGGACAAACGGTTCTCCACAGCCTGGGATGGACGCAGTACGTCCATGGTAGGGAGGCGGGGGGACATGGCATCTGAACGAATGGCCGACGGCCCGGGAGGCGACCGCCCCGAGACCTCGCCCCGAGCGCCCGACAGCGGCCCCGACGGCCGTCCGGGCTCCCCGCCCCGGCCGCCGGGCGGCCGGCCCGAGTACCAGCCGCGCCCGCTGGACGCGATCGACCGCGACATCCTGCAGATGCTCCAGATGGACGGCCGCGCCTCGATACGCTCCGTCGCCGAGCGCGTCCATGTGTCACGGGCCAACGCCTACGCGCGCATCAACCGGCTCATCGACGACGGCGTCATCCGCGGCTTCGGCGCCCGCGTCAACCACGAGCGGGCCGGGCAGGGCGCCTCCGCGTACATCACGCTCAAGATCGTCCAGAACTCCTGGCG encodes the following:
- the pdhA gene encoding pyruvate dehydrogenase (acetyl-transferring) E1 component subunit alpha produces the protein MTVMEQRDAYRPTPPPAWQPRTDPAPLLPDAEPFRVLGTDAAAKADARLLHQLYAEVVRGRRYNAQATALTKQGRLAVYPSSTGQEACEVAAALVLEERDWLFPSYRDTLAAVARGLDPVQALTLLRGDWHTGYDPREHRVAPLCTPLATQLPHAVGLAHAARLKGDDVVALAMVGDGGTSEGDFHEALNFAAVWQAPVVFLVQNNGFAISVPLDKQTAAPSLAHKAVGYGMPGRLVDGNDAAAVHEVLADAVRHAREGGGPTLVEAITYRMEAHTNADDATRYRVDAEVDAWRDHDPVLLLERELTERGLLDEEGIRAVRDDAEKMAADLRERMNQDPVLDPMDLFRDVYAEQTTQLREQAAQLRAELDAEADGADR
- a CDS encoding Lrp/AsnC family transcriptional regulator, whose translation is MASERMADGPGGDRPETSPRAPDSGPDGRPGSPPRPPGGRPEYQPRPLDAIDRDILQMLQMDGRASIRSVAERVHVSRANAYARINRLIDDGVIRGFGARVNHERAGQGASAYITLKIVQNSWRTVREQLRRLPEASHIALVSGDFDVLLMVHTQDNRSLRELVLTKLQAMPEVLSTRTLLVFEEEDLEPDA